From the genome of Denticeps clupeoides chromosome 4, fDenClu1.1, whole genome shotgun sequence, one region includes:
- the LOC114788243 gene encoding thioredoxin-like: MTDRVPLQSTGTSDRRARPTTMIVVIEDQDSFDKALAEAGSKLVVVDFTATWCGPCQSIAPFFKSLSQDHEDVVFLKVDVDDAQDVAQSCEIKCMPTFHFYKEGKKVDEFSGSNQAKLEDMIKTLK; the protein is encoded by the exons ATGACAGACCGCGTACCGCTTCAATCCACGGGAACATCGGACCGGCGCGCCAGACCCACCACCATGATCGTCGTCATTGAGGACCAG GACTCCTTTGATAAAGCCTTGGCAGAGGCAGGAAGTAAATTGGTCGTGGTGGACTTTACAGCGACATGGTGCGGGCCATGTCAGAGCATTGCACCCTTCTTCAAa AGTCTGTCTCAGGACCATGAAGATGTGGTCTTCCTGAAGGTAGATGTGGACGATGCACAG gatgTGGCCCAGTCCTGTGAGATTAAATGCATGCCAACATTCCATTTCTACAAGGAAGGGAAGAAG GTGGATGAGTTCTCTGGGTCCAACCAGGCTAAACTGGAGGACATGATCAAGACATTAAAGTAA
- the LOC114788242 gene encoding prostaglandin reductase 1-like: MVPYQITTFKQSSAHEHAPALILSWTRSNMAQAQVWTLRKHFQGFPKNTDFELKEEKLPEPQNGEVLLEAVFLSVDPYMRPYSRVQMKEGDVMIGQQVARVIQSKNLKFPVGSHVTTHCGWRTHYLSNGSDLVLVLPEWPKNLPLSLALGAIGMPGLTALYGLEEVCQIKSGETLLVNAAAGAVGIIVGQIAKLKGCKVVGCAGSEDKVAFLKQLGFDEAFNYKTVRSLEEALKKAAPDGYDCYFENVGGHFSSVVMPQMREFGRIAVCGSISMYNDTEPQKGPYVHPEMIFKQLRMEGFLVHRWPHKHPESLKRLLAWQQQGKLQWREHVTEGFVNMPAAFMGMLKGDNIGKAVVKA, encoded by the exons ATGGTGCCTTACCAAATAACTACTTTCAAGCAG TCCTCTGCACACGAACACGCCCCTGCGCTCATTCTTTCGTGGACTCGGAGCAACATGGCACAAGCCCAGGTCTGGACGCTCCGCAAGCATTTCCAAGGCTTTCCCAAAAACACCGACTTCGAACTGAAGGAGGAGAAGCTCCCCGAACCCCAAAATGGAG aagTTTTACTGGAAGCAGTCTTTCTAAGTGTGGATCCATATATGAG ACCTTACAGCCGTGTCCAGATGAAGGAGGGAGATGTAATGATCGGGCAGCAGGTTGCCAG AGTGATCCAAAGCAAGAACCTTAAATTTCCTGTTGGAAGTCATGTGACCACTCATTGTGGCTGGAGGACCCACTACCTGTCAAATGGATCAGACCTGGTGCTGGTGCTGCCCGAATGGCCAAAAAACCTGCCCCTCTCACTGGCGTTGGGAGCCATTGGCATGCCTGG GTTGACAGCTCTTTATGGTCTGGAGGAAGTTTGTCAGATTAAGTCTGGTGAGACGCTGCTGGTGAATGCAGCCGCTGGAGCAGTGGGCATCATCGTAGGCCAGATCGCCAAGCTAAAG ggGTGCAAAGTGGTGGGATGCGCTGGGAGTGAAGATAAGGTGGCCTTCCTAAAACAACTTGGCTTTGACGAGGCCTTCAACTACAAGACTGTCCGGTCGCTTGAGGAGGCCCTGAAAAAGGCAGCACCAGATGGATACGACTGCTACTTTGAGAAT GTCGGGGGACACTTCTCTAGTGTAGTGATGCCACAGATGAGGGAGTTTGGCAGGATCGCTGTGTGTGGCAGCATTTCCATGTACAATGACACTGAACCACAAAAAG GACCCTATGTGCATCCTGAAATGATCTTTAAGCAGCTGAGGATGGAGGGATTCTTGGTTCACCGTTGGCCACACAAGCACCCGGAGTCACTCAAACGGCTCTTGGCATGGCAGCAGCAG GGGAAGTTGCAGTGGAGGGAGCATGTAACTGAAGGCTTTGTCAACATGCCGGCAGCCTTCATGGGCATGCTGAAGGGAGACAACATTGGCAAGGCTGTGGTCAAGGCATAA